The Brenneria rubrifaciens genome has a window encoding:
- a CDS encoding acyl carrier protein, protein MENSLEVVRPQISLVLDMDQKDITLETNLKENEKWDSFAILAAVALVTKHTGKQMTVDEMKKITNVGDLVAFLKA, encoded by the coding sequence ATGGAAAATAGTCTTGAAGTTGTACGTCCGCAAATCTCACTGGTTTTAGATATGGATCAAAAAGATATTACTCTTGAAACAAATTTAAAAGAAAATGAAAAGTGGGATTCTTTTGCTATTCTTGCTGCTGTCGCATTAGTGACTAAGCATACAGGAAAGCAAATGACAGTGGATGAAATGAAAAAAATAACAAATGTTGGTGACTTGGTGGCTTTTTTAAAAGCTTAA